The Haloprofundus salinisoli region AGAGAGCGAACCACGAGAGTCGCAGCGCGACGGAGTGAGCGACCGTCTCTCGGTGGTTCGATTCTCGCACCTGGACCTTCTTCCGAGCGTTTCCTCGTGAGCGTGTGCTCGCGTCAGCGAGCACCGCGAACGAACGCGGAGCGTGGGGAAGTCCGACGAGAGACAGCGAGCCGAGAGCTCAGTACCCGCCCCCGTCCTCGAAGCAGCGCCCACACCGCGATGCGCCGCCCTCGTCGACGGCGTCCGTCAAATCGACAACGACCGTCGACTTCTCGGAGACGTGAAACAGCGCCCCGCAAGCGGCGAGTCGGTAAGCGTGGTCGTTTGGTTTGTGAACGGTCTTCGTCTGTTCGTTGAGTACTCCGCGCATAACTCCTAGCGACGGGGTGTACACGGTAAAAGACAGTACCAATTCACTACGGGTACCCGGCGTTCAGCCGACACGTCTCGGAGGGACCGGCACCTCGAACTACGCGGTGGTTCGCCTCGCGACTACCGCGTAGAACGGGTCCGTTCCCGCCTCGACCGCCGAGACGACGCGGCGGTCGTCGAATCCGCCGACTCGCTCGACGTACCGTCGGACCAACGCCGCCCGTCCGTCCATCGACGCGGTTCGCCACGCGCGAATCGCCTTCCGAGCGAACATCCGGTTCGAGAAGGAGACGACGCAGACGCCGCCCGGGCGGAGAACGCGCCGAATCTCGGCGAAGACGGGACCGGGATACTGGAGATACTGTACCGACACCGCGAGGAGGACGGCGTCGACCGAGGCGGGTTCCACCGGAAGCGAAGGGGTTTCGTTGAGATTTCGGACGAAGAACTCGTCCAACCGGGGATTTTCGGCTAACTCGTCGCAATTCAGTCCGTGGCCGACGACGCGGTCGTACTCGGCGTCGGCCGGGAGATGCGACACCCAACTGCTCATCAGATCGAGGACGGTGTCGTCGGGGTCGAGTTCCCGTCGGTACAGTTCGGTCAGTTTCGTTCGGAACGGCTCGTCGACGTGGTGGACGAACCGAGACGAGGCGTAGAAGCGGGCGTCGTCTCCGGAATCGAGTTTTGAGCGCTCGACCGGCGAGAGCAGCGTCGGCGCGTTCGGTCCGGCCGGCGTTCCGGAGTCGTCGGTCACCTCAGAGCGACCCTGGCGGATTCGAAGAGCGGAGCGACCGAATGGAGTCGGGCGAACCGCTGGTCTGGATGATGTTGAACGCGGTCATCAGATCCGTCCGCGAGACGATCCCGACGATGTCGCCGCTGGCGTCGATGACGGGCAGACGGCCGACGCCGTTCTCCTGCATCATCTGTAGCGCCTCCATCGCGTCGAGTTCGGGGGTGACGCTGGCGATGTCGCGCGACATTACGTCCTCGACCCGGTAGGCGTCGCGTTCGACCTCGTCGACCGAGCGGGCGTCGTTGAGCGTCACCATTCCGGTGAGGCGGCCGTCCCGCAGTACGGGGTAGCCCGTGTGTCGCTCGGTGAACATCCGGTTCATCAGTTCGGCGATGCTCGCGTCTTCTTCGACGGTGTGGAGGTCCTCCTTGTCGGTCATGATGTCGCGGACGGTCACGTCCTGGAACGCCGCCTTCATCACGGTCTGTTGGGCCTCGCTGGACGCGCCGATGTAGATGAAGAACGCGAGCGCGACGAGCCACAGATTGGCGAAGAGCCCGAAGAGACCGAGCAGGAACGCGAACCCCTTGCCGACTTCGGCCGCGATCTGGGTCGCTCGGGCGTACGACCGCGAGCGGGCCAAGAGCGCGCGGAGGACGCGACCGCCGTCCATCGGGAACCCCGGGAGCATGTTGAACACCGCCAGAAGCACGTTCGTCAGCGCGAGGTAGCCGAGCACGAACTTGAGGGCGTCGAGACTCGACGGAAGCGCGAGAAACCCGACGTACGAGATGACGCCGAGGGCGACGCTGACGATCGGACCGGCGAGCGCGACGTTGAGTTCCTGCTTCCAGTTCTCGGGAATCTCGGTGAAGCGGGCGACGCCGCCGAACAACCAGAGCGTGATGGATTCTATCTCGTAGCCGTACCGGAGCGCGACGAGCGAGTGACCGAACTCGTGGAGGAGGACGCAGGCGAACAGTCCGATGGCAGCGGCGCTGCCGAGTAGCCACGGCATCGGTCCCGCCGTGAGCGCGTCGGCGTCGAGCGACGATCCGAACAGGTTGTTGACCGTCCCCACCAGCGAACCGACGTCGAGTCCGATGAGATACGCAAAAAGCGGTAGCACCAGCAGGAACGTGAAGTCCAACAGGATGGGGATGCCGAAGGCGCTCCCGATTCGAATGCCTCGCATACGACAGGTTAGGGTCCGGACGTTCTTAAACTCGGGCGTGGCTCCGATGCGTGTCGGGAAACGCTTACGCCCCGGAGGTCGTAGACGCGGATATGGAGTCCAGTAACGTCGGCGACGGAGGGGCGGTCGTAAAGCGTGAGTCGGACGTCGAGTACGAATCCGTCGGCGCGGCCGAGGGGATGAACAAAGGCGTGCTTCTCAGCGATGCCGACGGCGCACCACACTTTGCGATTCGACGGTTCACTCTCGATCCGGGAGCTTCGGTACCGAAGCACACCAACGAGGTCGAACACGAGCAGTACGTCCTCGACGGCGCGTACACCGTCGGTATTGGCGGCGATGAGTACGAGGTGTCGGCGGGCGACTCGCTTCTCATCCCCGCGGGCGCCGTCCACTGGTATCGAAACGAGAGCGAGGAGGCGGGCGCGTTCCTCTGTGCGGTGCCGAACGGCGACGACAGCATCGAGTTGGTCGAGGAGTAGCCGAGAGTCGAGTCGTCGAGAACCGAGACAGAGCCGTTCCGGAACCGGCGGCCGGATCGGCGTCGCTTCGGAGCGTCGCTTCCGAGAGTCGAATCCCTGAAATACCTCGTTCTCGTACCACTCGACGTGTCTCAGCAGGTCGCCCACGTCGACACGCTGTTCCTCCACGAGAGCGGCGGCCGCGACGACTACACCGTCGTCGCCACCCGCGACGACGACCGCCTCTTCCGGGGCCGACTCGACCTTAAGGAGACGAACGCCGGTCCCCGACCGGGCAAGTTCCGCATCGTCGACGGCTCCAACGAGGAACCGCGAAGCCCCGACCAGTTCGTCGAACTGGCCCGCCGAGCGTCGCGCATCCGCATCTCCCAACAGACCTCGCGCAGCGGCCGGAGCGAGCTACAGGAGATGCTCGACGGCTACCAACTCGACGCGCTCGTCGTCCGGACCTGTCGGTTCTGCGCCTCCGGCAGCCGCTACTCGCCCATCACCGAGGAGACGGCTATCAAGATGGACAGGGAGTACATCTGTCCCGACTGCGCGATTCGCGAACTGGAGCGCGAGCTCTCGTTCAAGGGCAACCTGACCGCGGCGGCGCAAGAGCGCCTCGAAGAGCTCCTCCTCGATGTCCAAGACCTCGACCGCATCACGAACCTGCTACAGGGAAATCTCGACCCCGACCTGACGAAATTCGACGAGATAAGCGCCACCGTCGAGGACGTCGACCCGGTCCCGACGAGCAGTCTGGACCTGCACCCGAAACTACAGGGGATGACCGAGGAGCGGTTCGACACGCTCCTGCCGGTCCAGAGCCTCTCGGTCAAAAACGGCCTACTCGACGGGCAGGACCAACTCGTCGTCAGCGCGACGGCGACCGGAAAGACGCTCGTCGGCGAACTCGCCGGGCTGAACCGCGTCTTGGAAGGGAAGGGGAAACTGCTGTTTCTCGTTCCCCTCGTCGCGCTCGCCAACCAGAAGTACGACGACTTCAGAGAGCGATACGGCCACCTCGCGAACGTCACGATTCGGGTGGGGGCGTCGCGCATCAACGACGACGGCAACCGCTTCGACCCGAACGCCGACATCATCGTCGGCACGTACGAGGGGATCGACCACGCGCTGCGGACGGGCAAAGACCTCGGCGACATCGGCAGCGTCGTCATCGACGAGGTGCACACGCTGAAGGAAGACGAGCGCGGCCACCGCCTCGACGGGCTCATCTCGCGGCTGAAGTACTACTGCGAAGATCGGTCCGAGCGCCGCGAGAACTACGAGGGTGCGCAGTGGATCTACCTCTCTGCGACCGTCGGCAACCCCGAGTGGCTGGCGCGGCGACTGGCGGCGACGCTCATCGAGTTCGAGGAGCGGCCCGTCCCCATCGAACGGCACCTCACGTTCGCCGACGGCCAGGAGAAGGTCAGAATCGAGAACAAACTCGTGCGCCGCGAGTTCGACACCAAATCCTCGAAGGGCTACCGCGGCCAGACCATCATCTTCACCAACTCGCGGCGGCGCTGCCACGAGATCTCGCGGAAACTGGAGTACGACGCCGCGCCGTATCACGCCGGGCTCGACTACAGGCGGCGGAAGACGGTCGAACGGAAGTTCGCGAACCAGGACCTGGCCGCCGTCGTGACGACGGCGGCGCTGGCGGCGGGCGTCGACTTCCCCGCCTCGCAGGTCGTCTTCGACTCGCTGGCGATGGGCATCGAGTGGCTCTCCGTCCAGGAGTTCAGCCAGATGCTCGGCCGCGCCGGACGGCCGGATTACCACGACAAGGGGAAGGTGTACATGCTGGTCGAACCCGACGCCGCCTACCACGGGTCGATGGAGATGAGCGAGGACGAAGTCGCGTTCATGCTCCTGAAGGGCGAGATGGAGGACGTGTCGACCCTCTACGACGAGTCCGCCGCCGTCGAGGAGACGCTGGCGAACATCACCGTCGCCGGCAAGCGCGCGAAGCGACTGAACGACCGAATGCTCGGCGAAATTCCGACGAAACACGCCGTCGGCAAGTTGTTGGAGTGGAAGTTCATCGACGGCTTCGACCCGACTCCACTGGGCCGAGCCATCACGCGGCACTTCCTCGCGCCCGACGACGCGTTCCGGATTTTGGACGGGGTACGCAACGGACTGGACCCCTACGCCATCGTCGCCGAGATGGAACTGGCCGAGGACGACCTCTGAAGCGGCGCGCCGGACTCACGCGCCCCAGAAGAGCGCGATACCGCCGACCGTCACGACCGAGAGGAGCAGCTGTAGCGGTGCGCCGACGCGGGCGTAGTCGGTGAACCGGTAGCCGCCGGGACCGTACACCATGAGATTCGTCTGGTAGCCGATGGGCGTCGAGAAGTCGGCGCTGGCGGCGAACGTCACCGCGAGGACGAACGGGAACGGGTCGACGCCGAGCGTCCGCGCCGCCTCGACGGCGACCGGAATCATGAGCACGACACTCGCGTTGTTGCTGATGAGCGCCGTCACGAGCACAGTCACGGCATAAAACACCCAGAGCACGCCCACCGGGGGGAGAAACGCCGCCGTCGAGGCGACGAGTGCGCCGATGAAGTCCGCGCCGCCCGTCTGTTCGAGCGCGATGCCGAGAGGGATGACGCCCGCGAGCAGGAAGATAACGTCCCAAGGAACGGAGTCGTACAGCTCGCTCGGGTGGACGACGTCCGCGAGCACCATCGCGACGATACCGCCGAACGCCGCGACGAGGATGTCCAACACGTCGAACGTCGCGAGACCGACGACGGCGACGACGATGGCGACGGCGACGGGAATCTTCGACGTTCGGTACGACTTCTCTTCGACTTCCCGAAGCAGGATGAAGTCGCGGTTGCTCGCCAGCCGGTCGATGGCGCTCTCGGACGCCCGTAGGAGCATTGTGTCGCCGCTGCGGAGTCGCATTCGGTCAAATCGCTCGTTGACGACATCCGGGCCGCGGCGAATCGCGAGCACCGTCGCGTCGTAGCGCTCGCCAAACGTCGAACTCGCCAGCGTCTCGCCGACGAGCGCCGACCACGACGGGACGACGACTTCGACCAGCGACTGCTGCGGGAGTTCGGCCTCGATGGTCTGCGTCTCGGCCGTCGGCGACGCGGTCCCCACCGCGCTACTCGTCTCCGGGACGAGCGAGACGCCTTCCATCGCCATGAGCATCCGGAGTGTGTCGAGGTCCGCGCGGACGAGCAGCCGGTCCCCCGGGTGGACGACGGCGTCTGTCAGCGGCGGCGAGAACGACTCGCCGTCGCGGAACAACTGTACGACATCGACGTCGAGCGGCGTCTCGTCGAGCGCCGAGCGGACCGTCTGACCGGCCATCGGCGAGTCGGCGTCGACGACGACTTCCGTCAGATACGCCCCGAGGTCGTACTCCTCGACGTAGCCCTCGTCGGCCGAGATGCGCTCCGGGACGAGTCGCCGGCCGACCGTGAGCAGGTACAGCGTTCCAGTGACGAAGACGAGGAGACCCAAGTGGGTGAACTCGAACATCGAAAACGGGCGGTCGATGAGGCGCGCGGACACCTCGCTCGCGAGGATGTTGGTGGAGGTCCCGATGAGCGTGAGCATCCCGCCGAACATCGACGCGTACGACAGCGGGATGAGTAGCTTCGACGGGGAGACTCGGCTGTCGCGCGCGAGATCGGAAACGACGGGGATGAGCATCGCGACGATGGGCGTGTTGTTGAGAAACGCCGACGGAATACCCGCGACACCCACCGTCGCGAGCAACTGTCTGCGCTCGTCGGTCCCGGCGAATACCGCCATCTTCGACCCGAGAATCTGGACGATACCGGTCCGCTGGACTCCGTTGCTGATGATGAGCATCGCCAACACCGTCAGCGTCGCATCGTTCGCAAAGCCCGAGAACCCCTCTTCGACCGACACGCCCGTCACCGGACCGAGCACGACAAGCGTAACCATCGACATGATGGCCGTTATATCCGCGGGGAGCGCCTCCGTGACGAAGAGCACGAACGTGGCCACGACGACGAGAAAGACCACGGCCATCTCTAGCGTCACCGGCGGCAGCGACGCGACGCCCGTCTGGAGCGCCGCGACGCTTGCGACCATCGGGGTCAGAGGATGAGCCATCGGCGGGGTGGCTACAGAACCGACGCGGAAATACGTTCAGCCGACCCCCGCGCCTCCTTGCGAATACCTCACTCTTTTGCCGGCGGAGACCGTCTGAGGGCGCGTGGCAGCGATAACACCGGGAATTGTCTTCGTCTTTCTCGTCATTCTCGTTGCGCTCGTCCTCTTTGCGACGGAACCGGTTCCAGTCGACGTGACCGCGCTCGGGATAATGGTGACGTTGATGCTCGTCCAGCCGGTGACCGAAGCGCTCGCGTCGGCCGGACTGCTCGCCGCACCGATTGTGATGATTTCGGTCGAGCAGGGACTGTCGGGGTTTGCGAGTCGAGCGACGCTCACCGTGCTGGCGATGTTCATCCTCAGCGAGGGCGTCCAGCGGACCGGTGTCGTCCAGATACTCGGTGCGAAAATCGCGGCAATCACCCGTGAGAGCGAGAGCCGCCAGCTGGGTGCCGTCGTCGGCCTCGTCGCCCCGATCTCGGGGTTCATCAACAACACCGCGGCCGTTGCGATTCTCCTCCCGATGGTGACCGACCTCGCCGAGCGCGGTCGGACCTCGCCGTCGAAACTGCTGCTGCCGCTATCGTACGCGTCGATGTTCGGGGGTACGCTCACGCTCATCGGAACGTCGACGAACATCCTCGCGAGCGACATCTCGGCGCGTCTCGGCGTCGGCGCGTTCTCGATGTTCGAGTTCACCGGACTCGGAATCGTGGTGACCCTCGTCGGCACCGCGTACTTACTCACGGTCGGCCGGTATCTCACCCCCGCGCGCATCAGACCGCAGTCGGACCTCACAGAGGAGTTCGAGATGGCCGAGTATCTCACCGAAGTGCTCGTCCGAGAGAACTCCCCCCTCGTCGGCCAGCGAGTGCAGGACGCGCTCGTCGAAACCGCACTCGACGTGGACTTGCTCCAGTTGATTCGTGACGGCGAGGTGTTCCTCGAACCGCTCGGGCCGAAAGAGATTCAGGCGGGCGACGCGTTCGCCGCCCGGACCGACCGCGACACCCTGATCGAACTGTTGGACGTGGAGGGACTGGACCTCGTGCCGGTCCGCGTCGACGAGGAGACGCTGGAGGCCGGCGAGTCCGGACAGAACCTCGTCGAAGTCGTCGTCGCCCCGCAGTCGGCGCTCGTCGGCGAATCGCTCTCCTCCATCGGCTTCCGACAGCGCTACGACGCGACCGTGTTGGCGCTGCGGCGCGGCGGCGAACTCATCCGCCGGCGGATGGACGACGTCGCGTTGCAGGTCGGCGACACGCTGCTCGTGCAGGCGTCGAGCGATAGCGTCGAACGTCTCGACCGCAACCGCGACTTCATCGTCGCCCAGGAGATACAGCGCCACAACTTCCGCGAGTCGAAGATTCCGATCGCCGTCGGGATCGTCGCGCTCGTTGTCGCCGTCGCGGCGCTCACGCCGATCGAGATCGTCGTCGCGGCGCTGGCGGGGTCGCTGGCGATGGTGGCGACGCGGTGTCTGAAGCCGACCGAGATTTACGACGCCGTGCAGTGGGACATCATCTTCCTGCTCGCGGGCGTCATCCCTCTCGGCGTCGCCATGCAGGAGACGGGTGCGGACAGGTTGCTCGCCGACGCCGTCGTCGCCAGCGCCACGACGCTCCCCATGCTAGGGGTGCTCGCGCTGTTCTACGTCGTGACGGCGCTTCTGACGAACGTCATCTCGAACAACGCCAGCGTCGTGCTCATGGTTCCGGTGGCGGTGGAGGCCGCGACGCAGATCGGGGCGAATCCCTTCTCGTTCGTCATCGCCGTGACGTTCGCAGCGTCGACGGCGTTCATGACGCCCGTCGGCTACCAGACGAATCTGTTCGTCTACGGTCCCGGCGGCTACAAGTTCACCGACTACGTCCGCGTCGGTGCACCGCTACAGTTGCTGTTCGCCGTCGTCACGACACTCGGTATCACGGTGTTTTTCCCCGTCACGGGGTAGAAAGGAGGAACGAAACGCTTTACACTGGATGCCGATTCTGTACTGATGCGGGACCATGGGTTAGCCTGGTATACTTCGGGCCTTGGGTGCCCGTGACCCCGGTTCGAATCCGGGTGGTCCCATCCCACCTTTTTTCCGCCTCGGGGTCGCGCTTCGCGCGACCCGCTCGGCGTGAAAATCTGGACCAAAAAGGCCGCGACTCGCTTAGCTCGTCGCGGCACAGTGTCTTCGACGGCTTCGGATAGAGTTATCGGCGTGTCTGAGATAACGTGGACGATGACCGAAGAGCCCTCTCCATCCGTCTCCGTGATTGTGGAGTACGGCGAACGGTTTCGAAGGCAGGTCGTCGACGCGGACCAACCTAGTCCGGACCCCCTGATGGCGATGAAGATAGTCGTCGACGGAGAGTACCTGATGGGGAACTCGAAACCGGGCCACGGCGCAGGCGGATACATGACCGACGTGTTCGGCCAGTATCTCGCAGTGGTTGAGGACCTCCACACGGGAGAAGGATACGTTCCACTCGGTGGGTTCGATTCCGTAGACCGATACGTGGTCGAGCATTGTGACGGCCCGACGTGGACCACCATCGAACCGCGAGTTGACCACGTGGAACTCGCGCACTGTCTCACCGTAGAGGGTGTACGAAGCCCCGAAAAACGATTGTCCTCCGTCAGGGCCGTGACCGTTCCAGTGGACAGCTGGACCGAAGCGGTCGTTGACGCGGCGACTGAATACTATCGACGGATGGTCGACTCGAATCCGCCACTGCGCTCCGACTCTGAGCTACAATCGTTGCGGACAACACTCGACTCTCTCGATTGATTAAGCGAGCCGGTCTTCGGAGCGGACACCCCGAAGAATCGCTCTCAGTGCCCTCCACCCGTCTGCGCGCCCACCTTGAACTCGGGAGCGATATCGTCCCACGCGACGCGACCGACTTCGACGATACGCTCGGGATCGAGCGCCGGCGCGCGCAGTACACTCGCGCCGAGATCGGTGGGCGGGTACAACGTCGCCCCGTCGAGTTCCTCGGGCGGCGTAATCGGTTCCGTCCCCGGTCCGGTCGCCGCACCGCAGACGATGCGCATAACCATGCCGAGGAACTCGTGCGGCAGACACATCAGGTCGTAGACGCCCTCGTGCTCGAACGTGTAGAGGAAGTACGTCTGCGGCCAGAGAACCGGCGACGAAATCACGGGTTCGGCCCTCGGGGTACGGAGTTTGTAGCCGAACACCGGATGGTACGACGACACCGTGTGAATCTCGCGCTGGACGGTGAACCGAACCGTCTCACCGGGTTGGATGTACAGACCGGTCGGGTCGAAGAACCACTCGCCCTGCGTGAACGTTTCGGAGGGGGCGCGAACGGTCAACACGACTTCGTGGTCGGGTTCGACGGGTGGGTCCCTCCTGGAGAGGTCCGCATACCCGAAACCGGGTCGGACGGGTGTGGTGTCGCTCTGGGGCGACTGCGCGAACGCGGAACCGGTCGTTGCCGTGAGCGCGGTCCCAGCGCCGAGGAGCTTCATCACTGTGCGTCGACGCAGGGCGGGTAACTGATAGTCGACTACCTCGGGTCCTCCCCGAGGAGTCGAGTCAGCAGAGGAGTATGGTGTCTGATTGACGTCTGTCGTCATCGAACACTAGATATAGATGCAAGCAGAGATATTCATTTTCACACGCTGTCACGACGGTCCAGTTCTCGCTACAACAGTGCTGCCAGCACTGTCGCACCGATCGAAAAACAGCGACTGGTTTTTAGAAACCTACGCCGCGCAGTTGTTCGCACCCGTCTCCAGCATCTCCGCCTCGCGGTCGCTCCCGACCGACTCGACCCCGCGATTCAGTCCGATGATGGTCCCGTAGTTGTCGGGTTTCTCGGGCGTGTTCTCGACCATCCGCTCGACGAACTCGTCGCGCCCCAACCCGACTAGCGAGAGCGACTCCCGAACGTCCGAGAGCGACGCTTCGACCGGTTCGCCCGGCGACCCGTGCTCGAAGCGGCCGTCGTTCGTCACCGTCACGTGACCCGGCAAAACCGTAATCTCGTCGGACAGCGACAGCAGCGTCTCGTGGAGCGTGTCGTACGCCATCTCGGCGCCTTTCGTCGCGTCGTCATCGCCGAACTCCAGTTCCGTGCGGCCGAGCGAGTCCAGAAACAGCGCGTCGCCCGTCAGCACCGCCTCGTCGCCGACGCGGTAGACGACCATCTCGGAGGTGTGACCGGGCGCGTGCAGCGCCGTCACGTCGAGGTCGCCGAGCGAGATCGACTCGCCGTCTGCGAGCAGGTCGAATTCGAAGTCGAGGTCGCGTTCCGCCGCCTGTTCGCCGAGGTGATAGGGCACGTCTAGCGCCTCGGCGAGCGCGCGGCCGCCGGAGATGTGGTCGGCGTGGACGTGCGTGTCGAGGACGTGCGTAATCTCCAGATCGAGTTCGGCGGCCGTGACGACGTACTGGTCGGTGTGCTGGGTCGCGTCGACGACGACGGCTTCGCCCGCACTCCGTGACCCGACGAGATAGCTCAGACAGCCCTTCGCGCGGCGCTGGAACTGGACGACGACCGGGTCGTCGTTTCCCGTCTCGACGGGCGCGCGTTCGTACAGCGCGTTCCAGTCGCGCATTCCCCCTTTGACGACCGACACCTCGTCGTAGCCGCTGGCGTCGAGTTCCGACGCGAGCGTCGTCGACGTCGCCCCCTTCCCGCAGATAGTGACGATGGGTCTCCCGTCGGCCCAGTCGTCGATGGTTCGCTCGACTTCCTCGTCGAGCGTCTCCGCCGGACCGAAGGGGAGGTTCTCCGCGCCTTCGACGTGCCAGGCGACGTAGCTGTCTTCGGGCCGTGTGTCGACCAGGAGATACTCCTCGCCGTGGTCTTGCTTTTCGGCCAGTTCGCGGGCGGTGATCTGGGTGAACATGGGCCTCACGGTCGTCTACGCATCTACGACTGTTAACAGTTCTCAGAGGCGTCCGCATCAACCGGCGATCACTTCCGCCCCAAGGCGATACTTCTTACAGGGGGAGGGTCTAAGCCTGTGTCAATGGCGCAGGCATCGAATCAGGAGTTGACCGAGCGGTTCATCCAGTTCTACCGCAACTACTATCGGGACCGCATCGGCCAACTCGCCCAGAACTACCCCAACGAGCAGCGCTCGCTCCTCATCGACTACGACGACCTCTATCGGTTCGACCCGGATCTCGCCGACGACTACCTCTCGCACCCCGAGCAGATGCAGGAGTACGCCGAGGAAGCCCTCCGCCTCTACGATCTCCCCGCAGACGTCAGCCTCGGCCAGGCGCACGTCCGTCTCGACAACCTCCCCGAGAGCATCGCGATTCGCGGTATCCGCGTCCACGACGACCACGTCGGGAAGATGGTGAGCATCCAGGGCATCGTTCGCAAAGCGACCGACGTTCGGCCGAAAGTAACGCAGGCGGCGTTCGAGTGCCAACGCTGCGGGACGATGGCGTACATCCCGCAGTCCGACGGCAGTTTTCAGGAACCGCACGAGTGTCAGGGCTGTGAGCGACAGGGACCGTTCATGGTCAGTTTCGACCAGTCGGAGTTCATCGACTCACAGAAGCTTCGAATCCAGGAGAGTCCCGAGGGTCTCCGCGGCGGCGAGACGCCCCAGAGCATCGACATCAACGTCGAAGACGACATCACGGGGAAGGTGACCGCCGGCGACCACGTCACCATGGTCGGAGTGCTCCACATCGAGCAGATGAAAAACGGCCAGGAGAAGTCGCCCATCTTCGACCTCTACATGGACGGGGTTTCGGTGACCATCGAGGACGAGGAGTTCGAGGACATGGACATCACCGACGAGGACAAACAGGAGATCATCGAACTCTCCTCGCACCCGAACATCTACGACGAGATGGTCGCCTCCGTCGCGCCCGCCATCTACGGCTACGAGAAGGAGAAACTCGCCATGATCCTCCAACTGTTTTCGGGCGTCACCAAACATCTGCCCGACGGCTCTCGCATCCGCGGCGACCTCCACATGCTTCTCATCGGCGACCCCGGTACCGGGAAGTCGCAGATGCTCTCCTACATCCAGAACATCGCGCCTCGCTCCGTCTACACCTCGGGCAAAGGGTCGTCCTCGGCGGGTCTCACCGCCGCCGCCGTCCGTGACGACTTCGGCGACGGCCAGCAGTGGTCGCTCGAAGCCGGCGCGCTCGTGCTCGCGGACAAAGGCATCGCGGCGGTCGACGAGTTGGACAAGATGCGCCCCGAGGACCGCTCGGCGATGCACGAAGCGCTCGAACAGCAGAAGATTTCGGTGTCGAAGGCGGGCATCAACGCGACGCTCAAATCCAG contains the following coding sequences:
- a CDS encoding methyltransferase domain-containing protein → MTDDSGTPAGPNAPTLLSPVERSKLDSGDDARFYASSRFVHHVDEPFRTKLTELYRRELDPDDTVLDLMSSWVSHLPADAEYDRVVGHGLNCDELAENPRLDEFFVRNLNETPSLPVEPASVDAVLLAVSVQYLQYPGPVFAEIRRVLRPGGVCVVSFSNRMFARKAIRAWRTASMDGRAALVRRYVERVGGFDDRRVVSAVEAGTDPFYAVVARRTTA
- a CDS encoding CBS domain-containing protein; this encodes MRGIRIGSAFGIPILLDFTFLLVLPLFAYLIGLDVGSLVGTVNNLFGSSLDADALTAGPMPWLLGSAAAIGLFACVLLHEFGHSLVALRYGYEIESITLWLFGGVARFTEIPENWKQELNVALAGPIVSVALGVISYVGFLALPSSLDALKFVLGYLALTNVLLAVFNMLPGFPMDGGRVLRALLARSRSYARATQIAAEVGKGFAFLLGLFGLFANLWLVALAFFIYIGASSEAQQTVMKAAFQDVTVRDIMTDKEDLHTVEEDASIAELMNRMFTERHTGYPVLRDGRLTGMVTLNDARSVDEVERDAYRVEDVMSRDIASVTPELDAMEALQMMQENGVGRLPVIDASGDIVGIVSRTDLMTAFNIIQTSGSPDSIRSLRSSNPPGSL
- a CDS encoding cupin domain-containing protein; amino-acid sequence: MESSNVGDGGAVVKRESDVEYESVGAAEGMNKGVLLSDADGAPHFAIRRFTLDPGASVPKHTNEVEHEQYVLDGAYTVGIGGDEYEVSAGDSLLIPAGAVHWYRNESEEAGAFLCAVPNGDDSIELVEE
- a CDS encoding DEAD/DEAH box helicase, whose translation is MSQQVAHVDTLFLHESGGRDDYTVVATRDDDRLFRGRLDLKETNAGPRPGKFRIVDGSNEEPRSPDQFVELARRASRIRISQQTSRSGRSELQEMLDGYQLDALVVRTCRFCASGSRYSPITEETAIKMDREYICPDCAIRELERELSFKGNLTAAAQERLEELLLDVQDLDRITNLLQGNLDPDLTKFDEISATVEDVDPVPTSSLDLHPKLQGMTEERFDTLLPVQSLSVKNGLLDGQDQLVVSATATGKTLVGELAGLNRVLEGKGKLLFLVPLVALANQKYDDFRERYGHLANVTIRVGASRINDDGNRFDPNADIIVGTYEGIDHALRTGKDLGDIGSVVIDEVHTLKEDERGHRLDGLISRLKYYCEDRSERRENYEGAQWIYLSATVGNPEWLARRLAATLIEFEERPVPIERHLTFADGQEKVRIENKLVRREFDTKSSKGYRGQTIIFTNSRRRCHEISRKLEYDAAPYHAGLDYRRRKTVERKFANQDLAAVVTTAALAAGVDFPASQVVFDSLAMGIEWLSVQEFSQMLGRAGRPDYHDKGKVYMLVEPDAAYHGSMEMSEDEVAFMLLKGEMEDVSTLYDESAAVEETLANITVAGKRAKRLNDRMLGEIPTKHAVGKLLEWKFIDGFDPTPLGRAITRHFLAPDDAFRILDGVRNGLDPYAIVAEMELAEDDL
- a CDS encoding SLC13 family permease, which produces MAHPLTPMVASVAALQTGVASLPPVTLEMAVVFLVVVATFVLFVTEALPADITAIMSMVTLVVLGPVTGVSVEEGFSGFANDATLTVLAMLIISNGVQRTGIVQILGSKMAVFAGTDERRQLLATVGVAGIPSAFLNNTPIVAMLIPVVSDLARDSRVSPSKLLIPLSYASMFGGMLTLIGTSTNILASEVSARLIDRPFSMFEFTHLGLLVFVTGTLYLLTVGRRLVPERISADEGYVEEYDLGAYLTEVVVDADSPMAGQTVRSALDETPLDVDVVQLFRDGESFSPPLTDAVVHPGDRLLVRADLDTLRMLMAMEGVSLVPETSSAVGTASPTAETQTIEAELPQQSLVEVVVPSWSALVGETLASSTFGERYDATVLAIRRGPDVVNERFDRMRLRSGDTMLLRASESAIDRLASNRDFILLREVEEKSYRTSKIPVAVAIVVAVVGLATFDVLDILVAAFGGIVAMVLADVVHPSELYDSVPWDVIFLLAGVIPLGIALEQTGGADFIGALVASTAAFLPPVGVLWVFYAVTVLVTALISNNASVVLMIPVAVEAARTLGVDPFPFVLAVTFAASADFSTPIGYQTNLMVYGPGGYRFTDYARVGAPLQLLLSVVTVGGIALFWGA
- a CDS encoding SLC13 family permease — encoded protein: MAAITPGIVFVFLVILVALVLFATEPVPVDVTALGIMVTLMLVQPVTEALASAGLLAAPIVMISVEQGLSGFASRATLTVLAMFILSEGVQRTGVVQILGAKIAAITRESESRQLGAVVGLVAPISGFINNTAAVAILLPMVTDLAERGRTSPSKLLLPLSYASMFGGTLTLIGTSTNILASDISARLGVGAFSMFEFTGLGIVVTLVGTAYLLTVGRYLTPARIRPQSDLTEEFEMAEYLTEVLVRENSPLVGQRVQDALVETALDVDLLQLIRDGEVFLEPLGPKEIQAGDAFAARTDRDTLIELLDVEGLDLVPVRVDEETLEAGESGQNLVEVVVAPQSALVGESLSSIGFRQRYDATVLALRRGGELIRRRMDDVALQVGDTLLVQASSDSVERLDRNRDFIVAQEIQRHNFRESKIPIAVGIVALVVAVAALTPIEIVVAALAGSLAMVATRCLKPTEIYDAVQWDIIFLLAGVIPLGVAMQETGADRLLADAVVASATTLPMLGVLALFYVVTALLTNVISNNASVVLMVPVAVEAATQIGANPFSFVIAVTFAASTAFMTPVGYQTNLFVYGPGGYKFTDYVRVGAPLQLLFAVVTTLGITVFFPVTG